ttttaacaactagattgttttcttaaatattggTGGTATAAAATGGTAACATCTGCAAGATAAATTATTACACTTAGAAAAAACTATTTTGTGAACTCTGAAATGAATTCCACGTGggtgaaaaaaaagttttaaaaagatgatttgaAATGTGAAATGCTTCTCAAGGTACGTAATTTACTGGTCTTTGAGTTTAGCTGCCAGTGATCTTTAACCGAACAGACATGCAAAAATGCAAGAAGATAAAGTATTCTAAAGCAAAATCGCTAACTGGAATTTCAACATACAAAATCAGTACACCAGAAATCATGTGAAATACTGATGTCAAATTGTTTGGGCAGTGTTTGGGTTTTTGATCATTTGTTAGAGaaatacattataattaaaatgttttggtGCCATTTAAATACTGTTACACAAAAACTCTGATTTTTTGACAAGGACAGAATGTAATACCAGAGAAATCTTCTTTGGATTTTGGAAAGCTTCTTCTCTCTAAAGCAACTTTTCTGAATATGTATCATCAAAAAGTGCAATCTACAGTGATTCATAAATAGTGAAAAATAAGCAATCgtcttccttcattttgttaggtTTTCATAATAAGGTTAAGTTCTCATTCAACAGGCCCTCTTAGTCAAAAGcaatttttggtttctttggtAACATACACAAATAACTTCATTCCACGTCTATCATTTCTATTCCATCACTTTCTTTAACATACACCACTGAACCCAAGGCTTTCTCCGAAAAAGATCCTGTGCCAGTATCTTTGCTCCTTGTAAAGTTTTCTTGGTTTGTGTCTTCTAATCTTATTTTCTTGCTGTTTTGAAATAACTGAGTCACTGGTTCCAGTTTGCTTTTCTCAGTCCCTTGCATTAAGTGATCATCCACTTTTGAATCCATACGCAGAGCAGATACCTGAGTAGCAGATTTACTAAGAGAAAATCCCATTGGGACAGCTAAACAAAAATAGTTTGCAGGTCCCTCTTTAAGTAGTGGAGACGTTTCTTCAACTTGATTGCTTGGGGAAAAAATTGTTACAAGTGAATACAGTGGGAATTTCAACTAACTTCACGGCAAtgtttgttttaatgaaattTCATGGTAATGATgccaaaaatataaagtaaaatcgCCTTCCACCTCTCagtgtttacattttctttgtgGAAGGGTTTGCAGGTTCTACAGATTCTccgaaagtcttttttttaaaacgaATTTACTAGATGTTATGTTTCATCACCTGGCAGAAAATAATAGAACTTCTCTACTTAGTCCTGTCTATCATTCTTATTatcaaaaacttttaatttattattaatggattaaagaaataattactgAAGGCCAAACACTCTGCTAggtgttctgaaaaaaaaaaaaaagctgcccaAACAACTGTAAACATTTACACACCTAATAATACACTAtcaaaataatgaaggaaaaactgacagaaatgaagggagaaatagacagttctacaataatagttggagatttcaaaaCTCAACTCTCAATAATGGAGAGAACAACCAGACAGGACACAAGTAaggaaaaaaaggatttaaacaacacaataaactgACTAGAGCTAACAAACACatacagaacactccacccaacaacaacaggatacatattcttctcaaggggacattttccaggacagaccatatgttaggccacaaattaAGTCTCAGTAGATTTAAAAAGATggatatcatacaaagtatggatatcatacaaagtatcttctctgaccacagtgggaTGAAGTCAGAAATCAACAGAAGTAAAACAGGAAAATTCACAtatttgtggaaattaaacagtatactcttaaacaaccaatggatcaaagaaatcacaagggaaattttaaaaaatacttagagatgaagataaacaaaaacacaacatatcaaactTATGGGATGAAACAAAATCAGTACTAAGGGGGGAATTTATAGTTATAAAtacttgcattaaaaaaataagaaagatctcaaatcaacaaacTTTACAGCTtaatgaactagaaaaagaagaagaaactaaaCCCATtactagcagaaggaaagaaacaataaagactagagcagagataaatggaGTAGAGAACAGAAAATAGCGTATAATCAATTAAACCAAAAGTAGTTTTTGAAAAGagcaacaaaattgacaaactttacCTCGATGGACTAAGAAAACTCAAATtactaaatcagaaatgaaaggggacattactactgattctacagaaataaaaagtattacaaGAGAGcgctatgaacaactgtatgccaacaaactggatatCCTAGCtgaatggacaaattcctagaaacacaaaacctaccaagactaagTCAATAAGAAacgaaaatctgaatagacctatgaCTGCTCCGACCATTCAGTGGGGGAAAGGGCAGCCTTTTCAACAaaatgtgctgggaaaactggatatccacatgcagaaggatgaagttggacccttacctaataccatatacaaaaactaatgcaagatggatcaaagacctaaatgtaagacctaaagctctaacttttaaaagaaaacataaggcaAAAGCTTCCTGAAGGATTTGCAATGATTTGAATACGCCACCAAAGGcagaggcaacaaaagaaaaaataggcaagTTGGAACTTATGAGAATATATAAATTTTGTGCATTAATAGACACTTGAGAGTataaaggcaacccacagaaggagaaaatatttgcaaaccatatatatgataagggactaatacccagaatatac
This genomic stretch from Balaenoptera acutorostrata chromosome 12, mBalAcu1.1, whole genome shotgun sequence harbors:
- the C12H2orf15 gene encoding uncharacterized protein C2orf15 homolog; this translates as MGFSLSKSATQVSALRMDSKVDDHLMQGTEKSKLEPVTQLFQNSKKIRLEDTNQENFTRSKDTGTGSFSEKALGSVVYVKESDGIEMIDVE